The Bos taurus isolate L1 Dominette 01449 registration number 42190680 breed Hereford chromosome 18, ARS-UCD2.0, whole genome shotgun sequence genome has a window encoding:
- the LOC790324 gene encoding zinc finger and SCAN domain-containing protein 5B-like, whose product MAENQTRGHGPVVDSPRAESPASAPRQDTRRENPDSDREELRVRFRTFRTSDESDPIKALRRLRELCSLWLRPDLHTKEEMVDRLVLEQFVMCMPPDIQVLVKSSGAETCKDPEEVLRKKQKLKKWAVVRVQGEDFLMPVSGVEMLGSEVSERHGEEDQAREPQSTVSVVPPDEGQQESRDGQHLPGAKDLLRGQGQKALLLETILETVELEGQTPSTENLEKDLVKDTGVTRTLSAQEPKLLQDPEGDVSTPSGSRLGPLKNRRHVKRKQDSSPSCQEVLQEAATCLDQAEFSGRLGFHSVGSSGTGGPTSLPEGAGTPGWAPSECRVCKKSFPYQSQLTLHQRTHTGERPFQCDICARGFIQPSDLRVHQRIHTGEKPYSCDICIKKFTHVSTLRAHKRTDTQEKPFRCEHCDRAFGHRGNLNVHRCTHPGLRPYVCPECHRAFRQLGTFKRHRKIHSR is encoded by the exons ATGGCTGAGAACCAGACAAGGGGTCATGGCCCTGTCGTGGACAGCCCCCGAGCAGAGTCGCCAGCATCTGCGCCACGCCAAGACACCCGAAGGGAAAACCCCGACTCCGACCGTGAAGAGTTGCGAGTTCGCTTCAGAACGTTTAGGACCTCAGATGAATCCGACCCGATCAAGGCTCTGAGGAGGCTCCGTGAACTCTGCAGTCTGTGGCTGAGGCCGGATCTTCACACCAAGGAGGAGATGGTGGACAGGCTGGTGCTGGAGCAGTTCGTGATGTGCATGCCGCCGGACATCCAGGTCTTAGTCAAAAGTAGTGGTGCCGAGACTTGTAAGGATCCGGAGGAGGTGCTGAGAAagaagcagaaactgaagaaatgG GCTGTAGTCCGTGTCCAAGGCGAGGATTTTTTGATGCCAGTCTCGGGTGTTGAGATGTTAGGATCTGAGGTCAGTGAGAGGCACGGTGAGGAAGACCAAGCCAGGGAGCCCCAGTCTACAGTCAGTGTCGTCCCTCCAGACGAGGGCCAGCAGGAAAGCCGAGACGGGCAGCATCTGCCAGGAGCCAAGGACCTGTTGAGGGGGCAG GGCCAGAAAGCTCTCCTGCTAGAGACCATTCTTGAAACAGTTGAACTGGAGGGTCAGACGCCCTCCACGGAGAACTTGGAGAAGGACCTGGTGAAAGACACAGGAGTGACAAGAACCCTTTCGGCTCAAGAGCCTAAACTTCTGCAGGATCCTG AGGGAGATGTTTCCACTCCGAGTGGATCCAGACTCGGTCCTCTGAAGAATCGCAGACACGTCAAAAGGAAACAGGACAGCAGTCCCTCTTGCCAAGAGGTGCTTCAAGAGGCAGCCACGTGTTTGGATCAAGCAGAGTTCTCAGGACGACTTGGGTTCCATTCCGTTGGTTCATCTGGCACCGGGGGACCCACCAGTCTTCCTGAGGGAGCAGGAACACCAGGATGGGCACCCTCTGAATGCAGGGTGTGCAAAAAGAGCTTTCCTTATCAATCTCAGCTTACCTTGCACCAGAGGACACACACAGGAGAGAGGCCCTTTCAATGCGACATCTGTGCCAGAGGGTTCATACAGCCTTCAGACCTGCGGGTTCACCAGCGAATCCACACTGGCGAGAAGCCCTACAGCTGTGACATCTGCATCAAGAAGTTCACCCACGTCTCCACACTGCGCGCTCACAAGAGAACCGACACCCAGGAGAAGCCTTTCCGCTGTGAGCACTGTGACAGAGCTTTCGGCCACCGAGGGAACCTCAATGTTCACCGATGCACCCACCCTGGGCTCAGGCCCTACGTGTGCCCCGAGTGTCACAGAGCCTTCCGTCAGCTGGGGACTTTCAAACGCCACCGGAAAATCCATTCCAGATGA
- the LOC132342890 gene encoding protein FAM32A-like yields the protein MGSMDAYEQVQKGPLKLKGVTELGVTKRKKKKDRDKAKLLETMGKIQKNQEEELRRHLDKLTPAQVAFEKVQEKRQMERILKKASKTHKQRVEDFNRHLDTLTEHYDIPKVSWTK from the coding sequence ATGGGCAGCATGGACGCCTACGAGCAGGTCCAAAAGGGACCCCTGAAGCTGAAAGGAGTCACAGAGCTTGGCGTGACCAAGcggaagaagaaaaaggacagagaCAAGGCAAAACTCCTGGAAACGATGGGGAAAATCCAGAAGAACCAGGAGGAGGAGCTGAGGCGCCACCTCGACAAGCTGACCCCAGCCCAGGTGGCCTTTGAGAAGGTGCAGGAGAAGCGACAAATGGAGAGGATCCTGAAGAAAGCATCCAAAACCCACAAGCAGAGAGTGGAGGACTTCAACAGACACCTGGACACGCTCACGGAGCACTATGACATTCCTAAAGTCAGCTGGACCAAGTAG
- the LOC790896 gene encoding protein FAM32A-like — protein MGSMDAYDQVQKGPLKLKGVTELGVTKWKKKKDRDKAKLLETMGKIQKNQEEELRRHLDKLTPAQVAFEKVQEKRQMERILKKASKTHKQRVEDFNRHLDTLTEHYDIPKVSWTK, from the coding sequence ATGGGCAGCATGGACGCCTACGATCAGGTCCAAAAGGGACCCCTGAAGCTGAAAGGAGTCACAGAGCTTGGCGTGACCaagtggaagaagaaaaaggacagagaCAAGGCAAAACTCCTGGAAACGATGGGGAAAATCCAGAAGAACCAGGAGGAGGAGCTGAGGCGCCACCTCGACAAGCTGACTCCAGCCCAGGTGGCCTTTGAGAAGGTGCAGGAGAAGCGACAAATGGAGAGGATCCTGAAGAAAGCATCCAAAACCCACAAGCAGAGAGTGGAGGACTTCAACAGGCACCTGGACACACTCACGGAGCACTATGACATTCCTAAAGTCAGCTGGACCAAGTAG